In Flavobacterium praedii, the DNA window CCGCTTTCGCCAACCAGTTAACCAAGTATTGTGACGCATTTATCAAACAAAAAATGACAGATGGCACTAACTAGAAAAGATAAAGAAAAGCTAATTGGCTGGGAGGACTTTGTAACAAACCAGTACAGAGCTACACCAGTAGATCTAAACGAAACCGCAAGTGATAAACTCAAAAGAATTGCCGATTTAGAGGCGCATCCTGAGAAGTGGTTTAAATACTATTTTCCCAACTTTTATACGTCAGAACCTGCCCCTTTTCACATAATGGCTACTCAGCGAGTGATTGCGAACGCAGAATGGTACGAGGTGCGTTCTTGGGCGCGTGACTTGTCTAAGTCAGGTAGAACCATGATGGATGTGTTTTTACTAACAATGACGGGCAAAAAGAAAACAGTTGTACTGACGTCTGCAACCTATGACGACGCGGAAAGGCTTTTGAAACCTTATAAAACCATTCTCGAAATAAATGACCGTTTAAAGAACGATTATGGAGAGCAAAAGGCGCTTAGCGGATGGGAAGAGGGTGACTTTACCACTCGTAAAGGTGTTTCCTTTAGAGCCGTTGGTGCTGGTCAGTCACCTCGTGGAACCCGAAACGATGCCGCACGTCCTGACTTGATTTTGATTGATGATATTGATACAGATGTCGATTGCAACAATCCAGATACAATCCAAAAGAAATACGAATGGATTGAACAGGCTTTAATTCCAACTCGTTCTATTTCGGTACCGTTAACCATCATCGCCTGTGGTAACATCATTGCCAAGTATTGTTGTATTACTGAAATGGCTAAGAAAGCCAATGTACATGATATTGTAAATATTCGTGACGAAAATGGTAAATCAACATGGCCACAGCGTAACACAGAGGAATTAATTGATTTAGCCTTTAGAACTATGACTTCTAGTTCAATTCAAAAGGAGTATTTCAACAATCCTATTCGAGTGGGTAAACTTTTCAAGCAAGTTCCTTGGGGCAAATGTCCGCCGCTTAAAAGCTGCAAACACGTATTGATCTATTCCGACCCTGCAACAAGCAATAAAGACAACAAAAACAGCTCCCGAAAGTTTACGGGTATCATTGGCTACAAAGATGGCGTTTTCTATTTATACAAAGTTTGGTTAGACAATATGACCCAAAGAACCTTTGTGCAAAACTTATACAATGCGCACGACTGGGTAAAAGAGAGAAAGGTGGATACGTTCAAAAACTGGATTGAAAACAACTCACTTCAGGAGCCTTTTTGGGAGCAAGTACTTAAGCCTTTGGTTAAAACAGTAGCGAAACTTTTAAATCGAATTCCGCTTTTTATGTCGCTGGATAAACGTAAGAAGGACGATAAGTACACTCGTATCGAGGGAACTTTAGAACCAAAATACAAAGAAGGCTGTTTGGTTTTTAACGAAGATGAAAAAGACAACTTGCACATGCAAAGAATGAGTGAGGAATTTTTAGGAGTTGCTCCAAACTCCAAAATGATGGACGGCCCCGACGGATTTGAAGGCGGTGTTTGGATTATTGAAAACTTATCAAGCAAAGAAAACTCCGAGTATGTCGTAGGTCATATTAACAATCGTAAATATTAAAGTTATGAGAATTGCAATTTATCAAATTGGTGTTGACGTATTGGGATTTCCGATTTATGTCGAACATAAAATATGCCAAGGAGAAACTAATCAAAATAAGTTTTGGCCAAAACCTAAAAAGTGGTTAAAGGTTATTCAATCAATCATTAAACAGCATTAATATGTTTATCGAAAAAGCAGACTTAGGAAGTGTCCTATATGATTATCAAATAGACCAAATCACAGACGGGAATGATGATTTGGTGGCTCAAGCTTGCAACGCCGCCATTGAAGAGGCGAAGAGCTATTTAACCCCAAATGTTGAGGATAAAAAATGGCTTGACGGCAGACTATTGTATGATGTCGAAACAATCTTTTCTCAAACTGGAAACGACAGGCACTCGCTAATAGTACAGCATTGCTGTACTATGGCAAAATGGTATGTAGCAGAATTATGTAACGCGGATTTCATTTATGAAAAAGCAAAAGAACGTTACGACCGTGCAGTGGATTGGTTTACTAAGGTTGCCAAAGGAACCATAAACGTTTCTTCATTACCGCAGTTAACAAGAGACGAAACAACAGCAGGAGACAAACAGCCCTTTCAATTTGGTTCAAGAGCAAAATTTAATCACGATTATTAATTATGGGAACATTTTCATTTTCTTTCAAAAACCCATTCGGGCAAAAAAGCAGTGCAGATTTAGGCGCTCAAACCACTAAAAAAGGTAATAGCTACATACAAAATATCGTACCTAAAACCATTAGCCAAACCCGTCAAGACATCAAGGTTTGGACTAATGCGCAAAACATGGCACAAACAGAAGAGAATCCAAAATTCTTTCCTATACAAAACTTATACGACAACATTCTCAAAGATTTGCACCTACAGTCTCAGGTCAACAATAGAATGCTGAAGTCATTAAGCAGACCTTTTACCATTAAAAACGCTGATGGTAAAACCAATGAGGAATTAACCAATTTGCTACAAGACAAAGGGTTTGTTTTTCAAGTCAACAAAGCCATTTTAGAAACGATTTTCAGAAGACACTCCTTGGGTGAGTTCGCCTATAAATTAGTGAACAACGAGCCAGTTCTAACCTTTGATTGTATTCCGCGTCAAAATGTGGATCCCGTAAACGGATACATCTACTACGACTACACAGATGACAAAAAAATCAACTACAGAGAGCAAAAAGAATACGGCTCCTGGTTGATTGAGTTTGGCGAAAAAAACACCACTCTGGGGCTGCTTGATGGCTGTGTACCTATGGTTCTTTTCAAGCGTTTTGGTGGCAGTTGTTGGAGTGAGCTTTGCGAGATTTACGGAATCCCGCCCCGAGTAATGAAGACCAACACTCAAGACAAAGTAATGGTAAATCGTGCCAAACAAATGATGCAGGACATGGGTTCGGCTGCTTGGTTTATCATTGACGACTCTGAGAGCTTCGATTTTGCAAAAGGAGTGAATACCAATGGCGATGTTTACAAAAACTTACTGCAGTATTGTAACAATGAATTGTCAATGGGTATCTCTGGAACCGTTGTAGGTCAAGACACCAAAAACGGCTCCAACGGAAAAGAAAAAACGTCCATCGGCATACTTGACGATTTAGTGGATAGTGATTTATCATTGATTGAACAATGCTGGCGTGATACGGTTATTCCTGCTTTGCAAGCCTTGGGCGTTTTGCCCCCTGGTGTAATGTACAAGTATGATGCGACGGAAGATTTAGAAACGCTTTGGAAAATGGTTACTGAAGCGGCTAACTTTTTAGAAGTTGACCCTAAATGGGTAGAAACTAAGTTTGGTATTAAAGTGATTGGAACTAAAAAGACAGATCCGGCCACAAAACTCTCTTTGAATCTTGGTGAGGATTTTTTCGTGTAGGGACAGGTCGCGACCTGTCCCTACACTCGGAAAATTATTTCAGGGCTT includes these proteins:
- a CDS encoding phage portal protein family protein gives rise to the protein MGTFSFSFKNPFGQKSSADLGAQTTKKGNSYIQNIVPKTISQTRQDIKVWTNAQNMAQTEENPKFFPIQNLYDNILKDLHLQSQVNNRMLKSLSRPFTIKNADGKTNEELTNLLQDKGFVFQVNKAILETIFRRHSLGEFAYKLVNNEPVLTFDCIPRQNVDPVNGYIYYDYTDDKKINYREQKEYGSWLIEFGEKNTTLGLLDGCVPMVLFKRFGGSCWSELCEIYGIPPRVMKTNTQDKVMVNRAKQMMQDMGSAAWFIIDDSESFDFAKGVNTNGDVYKNLLQYCNNELSMGISGTVVGQDTKNGSNGKEKTSIGILDDLVDSDLSLIEQCWRDTVIPALQALGVLPPGVMYKYDATEDLETLWKMVTEAANFLEVDPKWVETKFGIKVIGTKKTDPATKLSLNLGEDFFV
- a CDS encoding phage protein Gp36 family protein, producing MFIEKADLGSVLYDYQIDQITDGNDDLVAQACNAAIEEAKSYLTPNVEDKKWLDGRLLYDVETIFSQTGNDRHSLIVQHCCTMAKWYVAELCNADFIYEKAKERYDRAVDWFTKVAKGTINVSSLPQLTRDETTAGDKQPFQFGSRAKFNHDY